AATATGCAGTAAATAATTACTTTACTGAGACAATAAATAAGTTACAGTCAATGTAACATTTTTCTTGACATGTAAATATGATTTTAATACTTTTCTTAAAACTTGAATTATTAAGGCcatgtcatatctctgaataatgAGGTTGTTCAACAACTGTACTTTTTTACATTACACTTTACATATTCATACACTatcattttttacacattttcctTTCATTCAACACAATGTCAACAGATTCAACTTTGGAAAGACTTTTTTGCACTTTAAATACAGAACACACAAATGTCTGTGTCTAACAATTGGTTAGACCACAAGCTCAGTACTGTATATGTAAGTTACATGGAGAAAAATGACTTGTGGCAACATTTACAATATGCAAGCTACTGAAACAATACAATCAGAAGTGggcaaataaaacaaaaaggaaaaggaaatctCAAGAAAGCTACACAGTACAATAAAAGTTGTCTACAATTTGCAATTCAGTATCTTAACCAAAATACATTACTACAAAAACATCAGTttcaaaatgacatgaaatacaactTGTAAAAACTGCATGCCAACAAAACACACATCATGAATATCTCAAAAACACAGGATTATTGCTGTCTAACAGATATCCCTTGATACACAATCTCAATGACATTTCATGCACATGCATTGCTGCATATGAATGGGCAGTGCATTGTAAAAGCAGTACAATTttaacaaaaagagaaaatatacagaaattcacacacacaaacatttcatGTGGCATTTCCAAACATACACCATAGAAGTACATATGAGACTGCTATTATCTGTAATCTTCAACAAGAGCACGTAATTTAACTGTAGGGGAAAAAATCTTTCAATTATTGCCTACCATAAATGATATTAAAATAGTCTTTTTTATGAATGTGGACTAAAATTTAATACTAGTGTATGACTTTTGTACAAAAATTACTAAATCCTACACAGGACTGCTCCCTGCAACAAAGCATGCAAAGAGGGATGATCATTACACAGCAACACAATTTCTCTGGACACTTTACATTCATACAATATCTAAGAGGATAACTTCCAGTTTCATCTTTCTTTACTAATGGCAGCACAACTAagaacacagagaaagaaaatcttTTACCAATTTCTGACTGTGACACCTTCACAACTATCCTTGTTTAGGATGCTACTCTCACAGCAAATGATTCTGCCACTAGACTCAGCTACTAGAGTATTCTAGGCTCTGTACTTCAGCAGTGATTATATGAACACTAACTGGAGTGACTTTTGCCAACCCTAATCAATGTACACCAAACATTTGTATGGTTCTAACTTCACTGACTACCTGAGCATGCCTTTACTTCATGAACATTCTCCCTCTGCATAATTACACTTTCACTTATATTTCAAAATATACAgtgtaaaaatgaaaattatttgtcaATCCACAGTATCAAATAATGAAGCTCCCACCCCTCCTCTCCACCATGCCTGTGTAACTACAGAGTTTCTCAAATTTAGCCATATAACAGTAAAATTACATGGTTCCATTAGTTTGAGGATTCAAATGCAATAATTATGAGACCCTTAACATAATTTAACACAATTGCTTGGCAAGGACTGTGATAGTGGCTCCCATTAAATATTTGTTGAATTAACATCAATCTGTTGTGTAGCCCAATGTCTAGGTAGGTTACACATTGATAAGGATTGATAAGGCAATAAAAATGTATCTGATAAAGTTTTGGTAACAGATTGACCTGTAGAGTCGCCCGATTTATACATTCCTGCTATACTTAACACATCTTTTATTACAGAATCAAACtgcaaaataaattcaaaattgcTGTATTATCTAATAAGACATGTCCAGTGAATATTTTAATGCATTTTATGTATTATatatttaaacaatgaaaaatgcaaagGGAGCTACTACATAACTCCTAGCCAATTTCTTCACTCAATTTGGTTTCAAGCAGCTTAGCTGATAAAACACTTCCAGCTAGTATCACAAATGAACGACTAAATTGCTTTGGTTACTGTAATCCCTAAATTTGCAATGATGAATGGTGGACTATGGTTGAGTCCAGGTACATACAGTGAGAATCAATAACAATATAACTTACAGTCAAGTATGTAACAAAGTTGGGGGCAATTTCATTTCACTTGCTACCAGATATTTTAGTTTTTATCCTCAGTCTAATAATGAATGCTTAACACAATACTGATGTCTATTAAACAGagtcaaaacattaaaataattacttCAGTAGCAGCCAACATTTACAAACATATCATTCCTGATGCGAAAAAGGAAGCAAGAGAAAAAGAGAGGGGTGGAGAACATTCATGGTAGAAAGAAGGTCAGCTtgaaaatttcttcagtctcaaCGAAAATACATCCACATAGATCTTTCTTACAGAAAGTACCAGTTAacacatgaaatataaaaaaagttcCATGAACACCTTGGAAATATGGTACATGTAATGACTTAATGTAAACATTGTGAGGCTGAAGAAATTTTGCTCCAAGTATGACATACATGAGAATGGACCATGAATAACATGTGACCTGTGGTGAAAAACAGGAAAATCTTTTCTAAATATCTTTAACTCAGTAGCGATAATAGTTCGGCTTGAACGGCCCTGCCTTGTTAAGGCCCATGTATTTGGCCTGTTCATCAGAAAGTTCTGTTAGATGAGCATCAAATGTAGGGAGATGTAAACTTGCTACATACTCATCCATCTTCTTTGGCAAGAGGTACACATCAGACTTATAACGACCATGAGGTGCATTAAACAACTCAATAAGTGCAAGAGCTTGCGTTGCTGAGGTGATAGACACAACAAAAGACGGAAGACTTGAGCAGCTGAGATTGACAAGGCGTCCTTCTGCAAGGAGAACAATCCTTTTTCCATCTGGCCATATAACATGGTCTACTTGGGAACTAACCTTCTCCCAAGTGAGATCAGGAGTACGGAGACTATTCACATCAATTTCCGTGTTTGAATGTCCCATGTTACACACAATGCAACCGTTTTTCATTTTGTCCATATACTCGCGCGTTACAACATTTTTATTGCCTGTGGCAGTTATCACTATATCGACAGTGCGTATAACCTCGTTTAATTTGACTACGCGAAACCCATCCATGCAAGCTTGCAAAGCACAAATAGGATCAATTTCTGTTATATAAACAATGCATCCTAAGCCCTTTAGAGCTTGACTACAACCTTTACCAACCTCACCATAACCACATAAGACAACCTGTTTTCCTCCGAACATAATATCTGTTGATCGTTTCAGACTGTCAATAATAGATTCTCTACAACTATATAAATTGTCAAACTTCGTTTTTGTCACGGAGTCGTTAACATTCATCGCAGGCACTGATAACTTTCCTGCTTTTGACAGCTGATACAGGCGGTGCACTCCTGTGACACTTTCTTCCACTATACCTTTTATGCTTTTGAAGAGGGAAGGATATTTCTTTAGCATTAAGTGGGTGGCGTCTCCTCCATCATCAAGGATCATATTTGGTTGCCAATTCTCAGCATTAACGCATTTGTCTATGCACCACCAAAAATCTTCTTCAGATTCCCCGCGCCAAGCGAAAATTGGGAAACCTGCTTCTGCTAATGCAGCAGCAACTTCATTTTGAGTTGAATAAATATTGCATGCTGCCCATCGAACTTGGGCGCCTAGCTCTGCTAGCGTTTCAATTAGAACGGCAGTTTGTGCGTTAATATGGGTACAACCAACAATTTTTGCCGACTTCAAGGGTTTATCGTCACTAGCCCGTTTGCGCAGTGCCATAATACCTGGCATCTCCTGCTCAGCAATTTCTATTTCTCTTCTACCAAAAGCATGCTGTTTAATATTTCTCACACAAAAATCTGTAGCCCCTGACGAATTCTTCTGCACCTTTTCTCTTGGAGAAACAGGATCATCTTCTGAACTGCTACCTGTATAAGAAGCAGAACTGTAAGAGTCCGTCGAAGACGCTGACAAGGAACGACTACGGTAGCGACTAGACTTtttcagcgcacctgatgatttTGCGTCCAGTTTTGTCCTTTGTCCTCCGAACGACTCTGATCCTTCCACATGAATATTAGTACCCGGATCGGTTACTGGAATGTCAGTGACTACAGACGGATCAGCTTTACTTGATAATAATATCCCGCCAAAATTTTCACTCATTTTTACTTCACAGACTGGATGAGTTGTGTAATAGATATTTCCGTTTAAAAGTTTCGCTCACTATTGCACTTTACCACTCACGTTAACGCACGAGAAGGGTAGCATTTGTAAGTGTCAAACATATACAAAGTACTCACAGTTACACACCGAAGCTACCACTCCTCACAGCGATCTAACTCTGGACTCTAATTACTGCCAAGTATGTCACAGGCGAAGCATAGACTGCAACGTCGATCCTGCGCACTTCGATGCAAGTCAGTCCAACACTTTCAAGAGGTATCTCGGAAAGATACTGACAACCCCAGACGCTAGTGCAGTACAGTGTAGCTGCTTGATAAATTTAGAATCCTTTAGATAAATCTGATAAGAGGATTATCAGTCAAGAAAAGTTGTAAACTCGTCATTTCAATACATACACTgtcaatcaaaaacaatttttgtatCGTTATGGTACACAATCTGTAAGAAGAAAACACGGACAAGTGACAAACGCAGCGCCAAACTCGAGATAAAGTACGGTTTGTGTAGGGATTTAAATTTGCTCTTCTGCAGCATATTTTAACGCCGTAAAGTGTTATTTGATTTATGTATCCAGCAAAACAATGTCTCAAGAGTTACATGTGCTACAATGTTACTCGTGTGAAACATTCCAGGTAACCTGATAGTAGATTAATGGCAGGATTCAGCTGTTCGTCAGAAAAGTCCATGACGTGTAGATGTTGAATATAATTACATTTCaggtccatattgttaagaaatctAAAAAATGGGATTGCAAAATATGTGGGGAAAGGCAGTCAATAAAGAAGGTGAGTGCTATATTTTGCCCACAAGTGAGTTTCTGTGTCTGCATCTCAAGAAGGTAACCGAAAGTGAGTTTCAACGATTATAAATCTGGTTGTAATGGTAAGATCTACAGTAAGAGTGAATTTTATTTGCCCCTCCGAAGTCACGAAAATAGGAATAGTACTATATCTATGTAACAGATCGATTTGACAGGcctgtaccatcatgtttccggggAAGTTGTAATTGCGACGGTAAATATACCCTGAAACCACCTTGTTTCTTATCAAAGCGTGAGATttttcagcacttcatgtgaactaAATGAAAGGATAGACATGGAAATAAGCATTGGGAACACTCATACTGTCttcaaggaacagaaaagggctatGCAGATAATAACAAATAGTAGCAGTAGGGCCCATTGTACTGCTTTActataaaatagtaataataatactgactGTCATGTGTGAATACCTTTCCAGACtacaatgtacacaagaaaaaataTTCATCTGTATACTACAAAAAGCTCAATATATGACCATAAAACTAGATCCAGTCACTACTTTATACCTATACAGGAAAAACAAGGGGAAAAACCTAAACTGTGTACTACATAATGGcctaaaattgtacaacaggctGTTAAGGGTGTAAATGAACTTCATACATTTAGCTAAAAAGTACAAACATATTTATTAAGTAAAAGCTTTTATGCTGCAAATGAATAtttagaaagactgaagaaaacctCTTAATATTCATGAATACCCCTTACATCAAGCTACATTGTATGGCATAATTATAAATACTCTAAGACTAATTATAATAACCATAAAAATTGTAAGAATCCTTGTATGTTTATCAAATAAGAAGCCCTGTACCAACTATTGATGACATCCATACAATTTGAGCTGTTCTACAGGATAATAAATATACCTATCAGTCAATAATATTTGCCTAAACAAACCGCATAACTCGGGTGTACGAGCCCATGATTATTAATCTACTGCACAGATTCGGTCTAGCTCTGGTTCCGCTCCATGCCTCACCAGCTAGCATGCTGTGTGTTACGCTACACAAGCAGGAATAgacagattttttatttctttattgaagGTTCACATACCCTCTTGCTACATGCATGTTTTATTATTCTTGTAATTGCTTTTTGCTTTCTGAACACTGGTTTAATCTGGGGTAAATTTCCCCAGACGTACACAGCACCAACTGTTTAAGTTCTAGTGTTATTGCACAGGCTTTGTACTACATAATAttctagttctctctctctctctttaaatttAGGGGTATGATATGAGAATTCCATTTAAGATGTTGAGTGTGGATCCCAAGAAATTTACTTTTGGTAACAGTACTAATTGTGCTCTTATCTTTAATCAGTAGCCCAGTGTCACCTGCAAAATAGTATGGCTGATTCCCCAGCATCTAATGGAAACTCAtttgaaaaaaagagagagagaagaagaagaagacataaacCCTATGGAACATCAAAACTTATTCTATCAATTCTGAAAAGATGAACCaggagttcatttccttcagtgAGATTATTTATGGGCAGAGTCCATTCGAATTAAGTCAGACAAAGAATCATCTTACCTTAATTGTATCTGATGTTATTGGGGGTAACATTATGTTAAAATACAGGATGAAGTAATAAATCTGTgttttttatttcaagaaaaaattccttgcttgttttattgatttttttttttaaagcaatagTGTTCTGTTTAAAATTATACCTGTGgtt
This genomic stretch from Schistocerca cancellata isolate TAMUIC-IGC-003103 chromosome 2, iqSchCanc2.1, whole genome shotgun sequence harbors:
- the LOC126162398 gene encoding adenosylhomocysteinase-like 1 isoform X2, producing the protein MSENFGGILLSSKADPSVVTDIPVTDPGTNIHVEGSESFGGQRTKLDAKSSGSSSEDDPVSPREKVQKNSSGATDFCVRNIKQHAFGRREIEIAEQEMPGIMALRKRASDDKPLKSAKIVGCTHINAQTAVLIETLAELGAQVRWAACNIYSTQNEVAAALAEAGFPIFAWRGESEEDFWWCIDKCVNAENWQPNMILDDGGDATHLMLKKYPSLFKSIKGIVEESVTGVHRLYQLSKAGKLSVPAMNVNDSVTKTKFDNLYSCRESIIDSLKRSTDIMFGGKQVVLCGYGEVGKGCSQALKGLGCIVYITEIDPICALQACMDGFRVVKLNEVIRTVDIVITATGNKNVVTREYMDKMKNGCIVCNMGHSNTEIDVNSLRTPDLTWEKVSSQVDHVIWPDGKRIVLLAEGRLVNLSCSSLPSFVVSITSATQALALIELFNAPHGRYKSDVYLLPKKMDEYVASLHLPTFDAHLTELSDEQAKYMGLNKAGPFKPNYYRY
- the LOC126162398 gene encoding adenosylhomocysteinase-like 1 isoform X1, which translates into the protein MSENFGGILLSSKADPSVVTDIPVTDPGTNIHVEGSESFGGQRTKLDAKSSGALKKSSRYRSRSLSASSTDSYSSASYTGSSSEDDPVSPREKVQKNSSGATDFCVRNIKQHAFGRREIEIAEQEMPGIMALRKRASDDKPLKSAKIVGCTHINAQTAVLIETLAELGAQVRWAACNIYSTQNEVAAALAEAGFPIFAWRGESEEDFWWCIDKCVNAENWQPNMILDDGGDATHLMLKKYPSLFKSIKGIVEESVTGVHRLYQLSKAGKLSVPAMNVNDSVTKTKFDNLYSCRESIIDSLKRSTDIMFGGKQVVLCGYGEVGKGCSQALKGLGCIVYITEIDPICALQACMDGFRVVKLNEVIRTVDIVITATGNKNVVTREYMDKMKNGCIVCNMGHSNTEIDVNSLRTPDLTWEKVSSQVDHVIWPDGKRIVLLAEGRLVNLSCSSLPSFVVSITSATQALALIELFNAPHGRYKSDVYLLPKKMDEYVASLHLPTFDAHLTELSDEQAKYMGLNKAGPFKPNYYRY